Part of the Chlamydia muridarum str. Nigg genome is shown below.
GATTTTTCCCCGGCAGTTCTTTTATCAAATTTTTATTGGTGGAGAGGTTAGCGCTCCGTTCGGCTTTTCTGGCAAGCCTTCGAAAGAAGGCTTTGTAATATGTGGCTATGCAATCAAAGTTTTGTAAAAAACTAAGTTTTCTATGTTGTTGTTTTACAAGCGCGCTTCCGTTACTCCTTAGAGATTGGTAGCCCCCGCTATTCGAAGAGGTTGGGGGTGTTTGGGTTCGGGTTGTGAGTCTTGATATTTGAAGACTTTTTTGTTTATGGGAATAGGCATGTTTTAAATATGGGAAGCCTTAAATCAAAATAGGGAACAAAAATTCTCTAATATTTTCCGCTGCTTTGGTTTTGGTTTTCCCCCCAGATAAAATCAGCTTATAAATAGATGTAAGCGCTTGAAAAAGAGTAGCTAAAGAAAAAAGAGCCCCTTGAAAGGGAATAAAAATCATAAAAGGTAAATGAAGAGGGACTAATATAATCGTATAAGAAAAAGGTTTTTTTTTTTTAAAAAGCTTTTGTGCGAGAGACCAGGATCCCGCTTGTTGGCATTGGTGTATGAAAAAATCCTTAATCATCGTTGAGTCCCCAGCTAAGATCAAAACCTTACGAAAATTGTTAGGAGAAGGGTTTATTTTCGACTCTTCTTTGGGTCATATTGTAGATCTTCCAGCAAAAGGGTTTGGTATTGATATCGAAAAAGGATTTATTCCGGACTACCAAATTCTAGAGGGGAAGGAAGAGGTTATTCGGAAAATTTGTGCTGAAGCCAAGAAATGCGACGTTGTTTATCTTGCTCCCGATCCAGACCGAGAGGGGGAGGCTATAGCATGGCATATTGCCAATCAGTTGCCTAAGAATACCAAAATTCAGAGAATTTCTTTTAATGCGATCACTAAAGGGGCTGTTACAGAAGCGTTGAAGCATCCCCGAGAAATTGATATGGCGTTGGTTAATGCTCAGCAGGCGAGACGTTTTTTAGATCGCATAGTGGGGTATAAAATTTCTCCAATCTTGGGTCGCAAGTTGCAGCGATGGTCGGGAGTATCTGCAGGAAGAGTGCAGTCTGTAGCTTTGAAATTAGTTGTAGATCGAGAATACGCCATAGAACAATTTGTTCCTGTAGAGTTTTGGAATATTCGCGTTAATCTCCAAGATCCTAAAAGTCAGAAAACGTTTTGGGCGCATTTACATTCTGTAAATGGAAAAAAATGGGAAAAAGAAATTCCAGAGGGGAAGTCTTCTGAAGACGTAGTCTTAATTGATTCTAAAGAAAAAGCGGATGATTTAGTTTCCCTATTAGAATCAGCAACTTATTGCGTAGATCGCGTTGAATCTAAAGAGAAAAAGCGCAACGCATATCCTCCATTTATTACTTCTACGTTACAGCAGGAAGCCAGTCGACATTATCGTTTTTCTTCCTCTAGAACGATGAATATCGCTCAAACTTTATACGAAGGGGTGGATTTAGATAGTCAAGGCGCTGTGGGATTAATTACTTACATGAGAACCGATTCCGTTCGGACAGATCCTGAAGCTATCAAACAGGTGCGTAAGTATATAGAGAACCATTTTGGAAAAGAATATGTGCCTTCTTCTCCAAATATGTATGCCACGAAGAAAATGGCTCAGGATGCTCATGAGGCTATACGTCCTACAGATGTTTCTCTTTCTCCCGAATCCATACGTACAAAGTTAACAGAAGATCAGTACAAACTTTACTCTTTGATATGGAAGCGTTTTGTAGCTTCACAAATGATTGCGGCCATCTATGATACTCTTGCCATTCAAATAGCGACAAATAAAGGCATAGATCTCCGGGCTACAGGTTCTTGCTTAAAGTTTAAGGGGTTTTTAGCTGTCTATGAAGAGAAAAGAGATGAAGAAGGAGATGAGGATGAGAATATTCAGCTTCCTAAGCTCCATGAGCGTGATGAGCTAAAAAAAGAGGAAATAGAAGCTGAACAATCGCATACTAAACCTCTACCGCGTTTCACAGAGGCCTCTTTAGTTAAGGAATTAGAAAAATCTGGCATAGGAAGACCTTCTACTTATGCTACGATTATGAATAAAATTCAGAGTCGGGAATATACATTAAAAGAAGGCCAACGATTACGTCCTACCGAGCTTGGAAAGGTAGTTTGTCAATTTTTAGAGACGAATTTCCCTCGGATTATGGACATTGGTTTTACGGCTAAAATGGAAGATGAGCTAGAGCTTATCGCTGATAATAAAAAGCCTTGGAAACAGCTGTTACAAGAATTTTGTGAATTATTCCTTCCTTTTGTAGTGACGGCTGAAAAAGAAGCTTTTATTCCTCGTATTGTCACAGAAATGGACTGTCCAAGATGTCATAAAGGGAAACTAGTAAAAATTTGGTCTAAAAATCGATACTTCTTTGGTTGTTCGGAATACCCTACCTGTGATTACAAAACTTCGGAAGAAGAGCTCACTTTCGATAAAAGCGAGTATGCAGACGATACTCCTTGGGATGCTCCTTGCGCTCTTTGTGGGGGGCAAATGAAAGTGCGACATGGGAAGTTTGGAAGCTTTCTCGGGTGCGAGAATTACCCACAATGTCATTATATTGTGAATCTTTTTAAAAAAGGAGAAGCTGGCTCAGAGCCTGAAGAGATCGTATCATGTCCTGCAGAAGGCTGTACTGGTCATCTCGTTAAAAGAAGATCGCGGTTTAATAAAATGTTTTATTCCTGTTCAGAGTATCCTGCGTGCAGCGTTATTGGGAACTCTGTAGATGCAGTCATTGAAAAATATACAGGAACTCCTAAAACTCCTTATGAGAAGAAGATAAAAGCTAAAAAAGCAACAGCTTCTAAAAAGGGAAAAGCAACAAAAGGAAAGGCTTCTACTACGAAAACAAAGAAAAAATCTACTGTAACGACGAAAAACAGAAAGACTGCAACCTATACACCTTCTTCTGCTTTAGCTGCTGTTATTGGTCCTGACCCAATAGATGGTTTCCCCGAAGCTACGAAAAAAATCTGGGCGTATATCAAAGAGCAGGGATTGCAATCGCCGAATAACAAAAGAGTCATTGTCCCTGATAGCAAAATGAAGCATGTAATCGGTGATGATCCGATTGATATGTTCGCACTATCTAAAAAAATACAAGCGCATTTAACGAAGCAAGAGTAAGAATTTTTTTAGAAAGACATCCTCTTCTATTCAGGAGAGGATTCTTCTCCTTCTGCAGATTCTTCAAAATCGTTTATAAGCTGATAAACTTCTTGTGATGAGGAAGCTTTAGCTAGGCTAGCGCGTAAAGAACGAACTCTTGGGGAAAGAATTAAGTAGTGACCACACAGTTTGCGGGTATCTGTTAAGAGCTTTTCTTCGCTTTGGTAGTATTCTTCTATCCACTGTAGGTGCTGTACAAACGCTTGCTTTCTCATGGAGAAGGATGGGGAAGAATAGGTCCCTGTGGTTAAGTAATCTTCTATTTGTTTTCCAATCCAAGGAGCTCCCATTGTACCGCGAGCGACAAGGACTCCATCACAGTGAGTAGTTTCTAACATTGTTTTAGCTGCTTCAGGAGAAAAGACATCTCCATTTCCAAATACTGGAAAGTGCTCTCCAGCAGCTCGCTTTGCTCGTGCAATAAACTCCAAATTGCTGGGGCCTTGATATCCTTGAGAGCGAGTTCTTCCATGTACAAAGACAGCGCTTGCGCCGCTTTCTTTAATAATATGAACGGTTTCTTCGACATTGATGTGTTCGAAATCCCATCCAGAACGGATTTTTACTGTTACAGGAACAGAAACAGCTTCTACAATACTCTCAACTACTTTCCCGATTAATTGAGGGGTTTTGAGCATCCCAGAGCCACTTCCATCTTTGGTGATGCGATCTGTAGGACATCCACAATTCAAATCGATGAGATCGAAGCCTAATCCCTCTAAAATTTTTGCAGATTCTCCTGCAAGATCAGGTCGGCTACCGCAGAGCTGGCCTCCGATAGGGCGCATAGATTCTGAGAAATCTAACAAGCGCAACGTACGTTTAGGACAGTAGTGCAGACCTTCCATTTTGATCATTTCGCAGAACATCAATGCAGGGTGATATAGGGCCGACATACGGCGATAGGGGTAATCAGAAAATCCTGCAAGAGGGGCGTAAACTATCTGGGACCTAAGGGGAAGGTTTTTTATAAATACTGGAGAAGCCATGGTGATTGAAAAATATTTAGAACAATGAACCGCACAATTTTTAGAATCACGAAAGGAATAGTCCCGAGACAAAGGAGAGCGATCATTGGGCTAATGTCAATAAACCCTATACGGGGAACGAATTTATGGAAAATGCGAAGATAGGGAGTTACCCAGCGACGAATCACATGATACCACTGTGCGTTGTGGCATTCTGGCAGCCAAGAGCAGAGAACGTAAACTAAAATTAAAAAGCTGTAAATATTAACTACAGTTCTAAGTAAATAAGAAAGCATTTTACAAACTTTGTTTACTAATTAATAATATTTTTCTTGAAAAAGATGGTTTTATTTTATAAAATATGCGCTTTTCATTTTAAAAAAGATCAAAAACGCTAAATGGATTTTAAGCTGCCCATTTACTGCATGGGGATAACTCAAGATGCAGAAAACGTTACCAGGATAGCAATTTTACAGAAAACCTGTAAAGGGTGGCGTCTGTGTTGTTGCGATAAGCTTACTGAAGAAGTCGCGTTGTCTTTGCCAAAAAGGTTTCTATCTGCAAAGGTAGTTTTGTCCTTACAGGGACAGGAAACTTTAGTAAAAAGTGTCTTATCTTCTTTAAAAAGCAAAAACAATTTTTTAAAAGTAGTTTATGCGGAGCAAGAAGCTACTGCTGCTTTCCCTTTGCAGGAGTTGGTAATCGCGCACCATCTAGGAGGATGGAATTCTGATCAAGAGCGGGCTCTTACGCTATGGATGCTGCAAAGACAATCTATTGCTACACAAACCGCCCTTTTGGAAGAAAAGGGGGTGTTTGCCACTCATATTTCTTGTCGAGCTAAGGATATCTTTTCTGCCCTTCAGCACACTCTTTTAAACCGTCTTGCTTCGTATTTTTTTGTGTATGAAGGCATCGATGAAACAACCTGTTTGTTTGTGCGAGAAGGTTCTGTGTTATTAGCTCGTTCTTTTAAGAACGATTCCGAGGGCTTATTGGAGGATTTATTAGCCTCGTTTGCCTATGTTCAAGAGGTTTATAAAATCCGTTTGTCGGAGATTCATGGAGCTTACTTATCGAGTTCGTTACGAACCGTATTGAGTCGGCAGGCCGGAGTTCCTGTGATTATAAGTCCACTCTTTCCTCATCTATCTGCTGATCAAGACTCTTATCGCGATGCTGTGGCTGCAGCGTATCAAGGAATTCGTAGTAGCAAAACATGCTTTACTTATAGCTGGGCAGATTTTTCTCAAAAGGCTTTTGGCCATTGGATAAAAAGAAAGCTCTTTGGTTTCACAAAACTTGCTATGGTAAGTGCTCTCTTGATGTTCATAGGCAGCGGAGTAGAATCGTTTTTTTTAGTTCGCCAAGCTCAAAGGATGTTCAGGGAAATATCTTCTGAGAAAAAATTGCCCTGCACGCTTGGTTCAGCTCAACAGGCTGTTAAAGAAATTTGTGAATCTGATCCCGCTAGGGAATATGCCTATCTTCCAACAGTTCCAACAAATCAGGAAGTGATGGATGTTCTTGGACGTATGACTGCGAATCTCCCTTCTATTTCCTTCTCTCACTATATGTATAAATTAGAGGATATTCCTTCTGAAGAACGTCCATTGGGTGGGTACAAAGCCTATATTTCTCTACAAGGTTCTGCTAATGAAGAAGATTTTTCATCTTTTATAGATAAGTTATCGGCTTGGTTAGGTGCTCAAGTCCTTTCTAAAAAGCTGGCAAATAGCCAATTTGATGTGCGGATGGTTTTACTTGGGAGGGAATAAATGCGCCGGATTGGAGTTGTAGTATTATTATTCTTTGCAAGTTGTGTAGCTTCTCTTCCTGCATTAGGGGTGTGGTGTTGGCGCCAGTGTTCTTCGGAGGCTTGGGGAAGCTTATTGCTTGATATGCGAGCTATTCAGCGCAAACGCGATCACTTACATCAATTATCTGCGAACAACACTCTCTTAAAAGCTGCTCGGCAACAAGTGAGTTTCTCTGATTGGATAGAGCGAGGGGAACAGTTAGTTTTTTTAAATAAAGAACGGGGAGCATTGGCTAAATTTCCTGTGGCAGCTTGGGATGCAAGAAGTCGTGCAATTCAAGAGCGAAAAGCTTTTTTGAAAGACAATCGGCTGTTGTGGAGTGAACAAGCTTTAGGAGGAGGGAGCACTCTCTATTCTTTGCAGAAAGCTATCCAGATAGATAGCGAAGATATTCCTTTGTTATTGGCATTATTTGATTCTAGGCAGGCCCAAATACCTATAGTTTTTCTTTCTTACTGGGAAATGACTAAACAGATTTCATCACTAGGAAACGAGGTGTGGGTTGTTCACGCGGAGGCTTGGGGACGATGTGTTTAGGTAGAAGCATAAGATTGTGTTTATGTTTTCTTTTAGCTTGCGGGCTTTTAGAGGCGGGGGTTTACGATAAACTTCGGCTTACGGGTATTAATATTATTGATAGGAATGGGCTTTCTGAAACGATTTGTTCAAAAGAAAAGTTACAGAAATATGCTAAGGTGGATTTTTTGTCTCCCCAACCTTATCAAAAGGTAATGCGTACCTATAAAAACGCATCGGGAGAGGCTGTTGCTTGCTTAACTACTTATTATCCGAATGGTCAAATTCGACAGTATTTAGAGTGTTTGAATAATCGAGCTTTTGGGCGTTATCGTGAATGGCATAGCAATGGAAAGATCCGTATCCAGGCAGAAGTCATTGGTGGAATAGCAGACCTACATCCTTCCGCAGAAGCTGGATGGTTGTTTGATGGAACAACTTATGCTTATGATAGCGATGGGCGGTTAGAGGCGGTTATTTGTTATGAAAAGGGCTTTTTAGAAGGGACTTCTGTGTATTACCATTCCAATGGAAATGTGTGGAAGGAATGTCCTTATCATAAAGGAGTCGCTCACGGAGATTTTTTCGTATTCACCGAAGAAGGGAACCTATTGAAAAAACAAACGTATTGTAAGGGGCTGTTATCTGGCCATTCTTTGCGTTACGAACCCGGGTCACAGTTATTGCTTGCAGAAGAAGAGTATGTTCAAGGGAAGCTCCGATCAGGCAAGTATTACGATCCATTTACCAAGGAAGTCATTGCTTGTGTCGTGGATGGTAAGGGAGAGCAAGCAATTTATGGGAGATATGCGGTTATAGAAACTCGCACAATTCTTCGAGGTTCTCCTCATGGTAAGGTGGTTTTATTTGATGAAAGTGGAAAAACTATTTTACAAACCTATTCTTTGATAAATGGACAAAAAGAGGGAGAAGAAATCTTTTTTTATCCAGGAGGAGAAGGGAAGAAAATGCTGCTCACCTGGTCTAAGGGGATTTTACAGGGATCCGTCAAAACTTGGTATCCTAATGGGGCTTTAGAGAGTAGTAAAGAGTTGGTCCAAAATAAGAAGAACGGGTTACTTATGGTGTATTACCCTTCAGGGCAAATCATGGCTACTGAGGAATATGTGGAAGATCTTCTGATAAAAGGCGAATATTTTCGTCCGGATGACCGATACCCTTATGCTAAAGTTGAAAAAGGGTGTGGGACCGCGGTCTTTTTTAGTGCAACAGGCGGTCTTTTGAAGAAGGTTTCTTATGAAGATGGGAAACCTATTGTGAATTAGATATGGATGAAATTCTAAAGCAGAAAAGTTGTTTGCGTCACGAAGGGTTAGCTAAGCGGAAACAACTTTCTTCTAAAAGAAGGGAAGAGGCGTCTCTTTCATTGATGGATTTCGTTCAGCAAACGATTCCGCAGGGATTCGTATTATCCTACATTCCTTTTCGCTCGGAGTTGGATGTTCGAGCGATTAATCTGTGGTTAGCTCAAGAGAATCGTCTGCTTCTCCCGAAAATGCAAGGGAACACGATCGTTCCGATCGAGCCTTCCTTTGCAAAAATTTTTCATCTTTCTTCTCCTAAAGATGTGAATCAAATGGCAGGAAACGAGGTAGGTGCGCATCTGGTTACAACTGCCTTGGTTCCTGCTGTGGTTTTTGATCAGGAGCAGTTTCGTTTGGGATATGGCGGGGGGTATTATGATCGCTTTCTCGCTAGATACCCGCGTATTTGGACCGTAGGGGTGGGGTTCAAAGAGCAGCTAATCGCAAGTCTTCCTAGAGAATCTCACGATATTCCTTTAAACACATTGTATCTAACGTAGAAGGAAAAAGATTTTTGATTCCCGATGTTTTTTTTGGATTGCATGGCCCGGATAAGAATCCGATTTCATTCAAAATATGGGGATTTTTTTAAAAATTCTAGCACTTGACTGTTGGCTTTGAAATATTGCAAACTGACGCCACGAAATACAGGGGAGGAGTGCGGGTGGCAACCTCCTAAAGTAGAGTCTTCTAGACACAGCGCAACAAGGGAGTATACATGAGCGTTCCCGACAGAAAAAGGGCTTTGGAAGCTGCCATTGCTTACATCGAGAAGCAATTTGGCGCAGGATCTATCATGAGTTTAGGGAAGCATTCTTCTGCTCATGAGATATCAACTATTAAAACTGGCGCATTGTCGTTAGATTTAGCTCTGGGAATAGGAGGAGTTCCTAAAGGAAGAATTATAGAGATTTTTGGCCCAGAGTCTTCAGGGAAAACGACTCTAGCAACGCATATCGTGGCTAATGCCCAAAAAATGGGGGGTGTGGCAGCTTATATTGATGCTGAGCACGCCTTAGATCCTAATTATGCTGCGCTAATTGGTGCTAATATTAATGATTTAATGATCTCCCAGCCCGATTGTGGAGAGGATGCTTTGAGTATTGCAGAGCTTCTGGCTCGATCGGGAGCTGTTGATGTCATCGTTATCGATTCGGTGGCAGCCTTGGTTCCAAAGAGCGAATTGGAAGGAGAAATTGGAGATGTGCATGTGGGTTTACAAGCACGCATGATGTCTCAGGCTTTACGAAAATTAACGGCGACGTTGGCACGAACGAACACTTGTGCGATTTTTATTAACCAAATTCGAGAGAAGATAGGTGTTAGCTTCGGGAATCCTGAGACCACAACAGGGGGGCGGGCACTTAAATTTTACTCTTCTATTCGTATGGATATTCGTCGTATCGGTGCTATCAAAGGAGGCGAAAACTTCGATATAGGAAACCGAATTAAGGTGAAGGTCGCAAAAAATAAATTAGCTCCTCCATTTCGAACTGCTGAATTTGATATTTTGTTCAATGAAGGGATTTCTTCTGCGGGATGCATTATTGACCTTGCTGTAGAAAAAAACATTATTGATAAGAAAGGATCTTGGTTCAATTACCAAGATCGTAAGTTGGGTCAAGGCCGAGAGGCTGTGCGCGAAGAGCTGAAAAGGAATAAAGAGTTATTCCAAGAGTTAGAGCGCCGTATTTATGAGTCTGTACAAGCTTCCTCATCACAGGCGCTAGCATCTGCTTGCTTGGACCAGGAGGCTCGAGAAGTAGCAGAAGCAGCGAAATAAAGCAACGTTTTCTGTACTGTTGTAATCAAGGAAAAGAGATTTCTCTTTTCCTTGATATTTTCCCCCCTCTGCATTTTCAAGTCGCGACCTAAAAGGTTGTGTTTCAATTTCTCTCTAAATCTCTGTTTAATAATTTTTCTTTGAAAGGTTAAAAATTTTTGTTGTAAACTTCGCGGCACTTTAGTGGGCTATTTCTTGGTATTGGGTCTAGATGAGACCTGAACATAGAGTTCAGCTGAAGATCAAGCATTTTTACGAGAGAAAAGGCTTTGTGGTTCGCGTTTTTTTATTAGTGGGTTTTCTCCTTTCTTGTTTCTCCGCAGGAAGCAAGTTGTATCTATTTTTTTCTTCTTGGGAGACTACTCCAGAGCAATATGATGGGAAACATCAAGCTGTTGCACGATTAAGAGAAAAAAGTACTTTGTCAGAAGGGCTTCCCATCGAACAAGAGC
Proteins encoded:
- the topA gene encoding type I DNA topoisomerase, with amino-acid sequence MKKSLIIVESPAKIKTLRKLLGEGFIFDSSLGHIVDLPAKGFGIDIEKGFIPDYQILEGKEEVIRKICAEAKKCDVVYLAPDPDREGEAIAWHIANQLPKNTKIQRISFNAITKGAVTEALKHPREIDMALVNAQQARRFLDRIVGYKISPILGRKLQRWSGVSAGRVQSVALKLVVDREYAIEQFVPVEFWNIRVNLQDPKSQKTFWAHLHSVNGKKWEKEIPEGKSSEDVVLIDSKEKADDLVSLLESATYCVDRVESKEKKRNAYPPFITSTLQQEASRHYRFSSSRTMNIAQTLYEGVDLDSQGAVGLITYMRTDSVRTDPEAIKQVRKYIENHFGKEYVPSSPNMYATKKMAQDAHEAIRPTDVSLSPESIRTKLTEDQYKLYSLIWKRFVASQMIAAIYDTLAIQIATNKGIDLRATGSCLKFKGFLAVYEEKRDEEGDEDENIQLPKLHERDELKKEEIEAEQSHTKPLPRFTEASLVKELEKSGIGRPSTYATIMNKIQSREYTLKEGQRLRPTELGKVVCQFLETNFPRIMDIGFTAKMEDELELIADNKKPWKQLLQEFCELFLPFVVTAEKEAFIPRIVTEMDCPRCHKGKLVKIWSKNRYFFGCSEYPTCDYKTSEEELTFDKSEYADDTPWDAPCALCGGQMKVRHGKFGSFLGCENYPQCHYIVNLFKKGEAGSEPEEIVSCPAEGCTGHLVKRRSRFNKMFYSCSEYPACSVIGNSVDAVIEKYTGTPKTPYEKKIKAKKATASKKGKATKGKASTTKTKKKSTVTTKNRKTATYTPSSALAAVIGPDPIDGFPEATKKIWAYIKEQGLQSPNNKRVIVPDSKMKHVIGDDPIDMFALSKKIQAHLTKQE
- the dusB gene encoding tRNA dihydrouridine synthase DusB, which translates into the protein MASPVFIKNLPLRSQIVYAPLAGFSDYPYRRMSALYHPALMFCEMIKMEGLHYCPKRTLRLLDFSESMRPIGGQLCGSRPDLAGESAKILEGLGFDLIDLNCGCPTDRITKDGSGSGMLKTPQLIGKVVESIVEAVSVPVTVKIRSGWDFEHINVEETVHIIKESGASAVFVHGRTRSQGYQGPSNLEFIARAKRAAGEHFPVFGNGDVFSPEAAKTMLETTHCDGVLVARGTMGAPWIGKQIEDYLTTGTYSSPSFSMRKQAFVQHLQWIEEYYQSEEKLLTDTRKLCGHYLILSPRVRSLRASLAKASSSQEVYQLINDFEESAEGEESSPE
- a CDS encoding YggT family protein, whose protein sequence is MLSYLLRTVVNIYSFLILVYVLCSWLPECHNAQWYHVIRRWVTPYLRIFHKFVPRIGFIDISPMIALLCLGTIPFVILKIVRFIVLNIFQSPWLLQYL
- a CDS encoding toxin-antitoxin system YwqK family antitoxin, whose protein sequence is MCLGRSIRLCLCFLLACGLLEAGVYDKLRLTGINIIDRNGLSETICSKEKLQKYAKVDFLSPQPYQKVMRTYKNASGEAVACLTTYYPNGQIRQYLECLNNRAFGRYREWHSNGKIRIQAEVIGGIADLHPSAEAGWLFDGTTYAYDSDGRLEAVICYEKGFLEGTSVYYHSNGNVWKECPYHKGVAHGDFFVFTEEGNLLKKQTYCKGLLSGHSLRYEPGSQLLLAEEEYVQGKLRSGKYYDPFTKEVIACVVDGKGEQAIYGRYAVIETRTILRGSPHGKVVLFDESGKTILQTYSLINGQKEGEEIFFYPGGEGKKMLLTWSKGILQGSVKTWYPNGALESSKELVQNKKNGLLMVYYPSGQIMATEEYVEDLLIKGEYFRPDDRYPYAKVEKGCGTAVFFSATGGLLKKVSYEDGKPIVN
- a CDS encoding 5-formyltetrahydrofolate cyclo-ligase — its product is MDEILKQKSCLRHEGLAKRKQLSSKRREEASLSLMDFVQQTIPQGFVLSYIPFRSELDVRAINLWLAQENRLLLPKMQGNTIVPIEPSFAKIFHLSSPKDVNQMAGNEVGAHLVTTALVPAVVFDQEQFRLGYGGGYYDRFLARYPRIWTVGVGFKEQLIASLPRESHDIPLNTLYLT
- the recA gene encoding recombinase RecA — translated: MSVPDRKRALEAAIAYIEKQFGAGSIMSLGKHSSAHEISTIKTGALSLDLALGIGGVPKGRIIEIFGPESSGKTTLATHIVANAQKMGGVAAYIDAEHALDPNYAALIGANINDLMISQPDCGEDALSIAELLARSGAVDVIVIDSVAALVPKSELEGEIGDVHVGLQARMMSQALRKLTATLARTNTCAIFINQIREKIGVSFGNPETTTGGRALKFYSSIRMDIRRIGAIKGGENFDIGNRIKVKVAKNKLAPPFRTAEFDILFNEGISSAGCIIDLAVEKNIIDKKGSWFNYQDRKLGQGREAVREELKRNKELFQELERRIYESVQASSSQALASACLDQEAREVAEAAK